In Campylobacter mucosalis, a single window of DNA contains:
- a CDS encoding c-type cytochrome, giving the protein MKKFLILASLSSLLFSQDLFVNDIKADLIDPKTKAVVGEIYEGSPVKLIKKDCEFSLVKISGEVANTDNKIVAYKKDPLVVFYKLNKTATNEAEFLISSKKLGENEIEAWEEVEMFYYDSCSSCHAAHKPKEHLMSEWEAYIGAMQTFAKISDDEKDRILRFMQAFAKDGYVKE; this is encoded by the coding sequence TTGAAAAAATTTCTAATATTGGCTAGTTTATCTAGCCTTCTTTTTTCGCAAGATTTGTTTGTAAATGATATAAAGGCTGATCTAATTGATCCAAAAACAAAGGCTGTTGTAGGCGAGATTTATGAAGGCTCACCTGTTAAGCTTATTAAAAAAGATTGTGAGTTTTCGCTGGTTAAGATAAGTGGCGAAGTTGCAAACACTGATAATAAAATCGTAGCTTACAAAAAAGACCCACTCGTGGTTTTTTATAAGCTAAACAAAACTGCTACAAATGAAGCAGAGTTTTTAATATCTTCAAAAAAACTTGGCGAAAACGAGATAGAAGCTTGGGAGGAGGTTGAGATGTTTTACTATGACTCCTGTTCATCTTGCCACGCTGCTCACAAGCCAAAAGAGCATTTAATGAGTGAGTGGGAGGCATACATAGGAGCTATGCAGACATTTGCAAAAATTAGCGATGATGAAAAGGATAGAATTTTACGCTTTATGCAAGCATTTGCAAAAGACGGATATGTAAAAGAGTAA